In Podospora pseudopauciseta strain CBS 411.78 chromosome 2 map unlocalized CBS411.78m_2, whole genome shotgun sequence, the genomic stretch ATTAGCCCACAGCTTTCCATCACCAAGTCAACCGCCATGGTCTTTTCTAAAGCCAGCCACTCGATGCTGCCAGAGCTCGTGGGATAACCTGCTTTGACGCCTTCAAACCGCCACGATGTCAATACACGCAAGTCCACTCGAAGACAGCCAGGACAGCGTTGCCCAGATACGaccgccaccacccaagGCCGACAACTGGCGAGACGCAGTCTATTTCTCGACTATAATTCGGCACAGTTCCAAAATCTACGAGTTCTTTGGGATCTCGAGATCCTCAATATCATCGTCCCTAACTCCACCGACCACTGTTTTCATGTCGGCTGCCCTCACACATCAGGACACCCCACAAAATGGAACTGGCACCACAACGAGCACAACCATGAGCGGccttctccccatccagACCGGAAGCACCCCCACGACGCAAAGTTGGCAGAGCCCCAAAAGTGATACGGGAAGCTATCCTAGCTCAAATGGGCCTGTTGAGATCGCTAGAGGGCAACCGCCAGAAACCCAACGCCAGGAAACTGAGAGTCCAGTGCTTCCAAAGGTTAGGCGCCATGGCGTGTACGGGATGGACAGGTTCAAAAGTGGCTTCAAAGACGAACTAGATGAGCCCGGGCGAGCACAGGCTGGTGGCATTTTCCCGACTCGCACGATATCACGCACCCCGACAGCGACAAGCAGTAGACACGCTAGCATCACTCGACAGCGGTACACGTCTGATGCGACGCAGACGCTGATGGATGTGGAAAAGACGGAAAGGGTGAGGGCAGAGTCtttgaggaggccgagccttCATCGTCGGTGGGTGAGCCTTTTGCAGAGCGCTTCCCCTCTGTGGTACGGATTCCCAgattgtgtgtgtttgttcTGGGAGAATGACGGCTAACTCTGTTTGATCTTTGACTTAGGTTCGCCACGCCAGCCTCCCTCGCGCTGCTGGCGATGATTATGCGCCTTCTTCCCAGGATATCGATCGACTTTCGAGGCCTCAGGACGATATCCGACGTTTTCTTCATGGGGGATTTGATCTTGTTTTCGATAGCCACTCCCTTGTTCCTCCTTCGAGTAGGGTTCTATCCCCGGCGCAATCTGTCGCTCCCGATCATTGAGCGCGATTCCCTTCAGTTTGCCTTTCTTCCGCTCTGGGCGACTTCGTTCCTGGGTCTGGTCATGTTTGCGGGGTTTGTTGTCGCCGAGGGGAGAGTCCACCCGGCACGGGGGTGGGGCATAGCGGTGTATGTTTGCTGGTGGATAGGAATGGTGTGGGCTGTGGCGACTGGCTTTGCCATCCTCACGGTTCTCATGTCGAGCAGCAGCGTCAAATCCAAGACGGCGCACGGCAGGTTTGCGCCTCTGCTGGCCGTGTTGGGGGGTGTCACTGGCGTTGCGACTGGTGCGCTGATTGGGGCGGCGCTTTGTCTCCCTGGAGTCGGGGTGAGGCCGGAACAACACAGGATATTTGACGACAGGCTGGCTGAGCCggttattttcttttcgatTTGCGCCGTGGGGGCCGTGTTGGTTTTGACGATGATTGTCTACTCGGTTTTGATGCatgagctgctgctggtgacCGGTTGGCCACCACCGGAGCTGACGACGGCCATATTCTTCTTCATAGGCCCCCTCGGCCAAGCAGGAGCTGCGTTGCTCTTCCTTGGGGACGCTGCTGGCAAGGTTGTTTTTCCGCCGCCAGCAAACTATGGCTCTGATTTAGGAGGCGTTGTTCCCACGGCAACGGATTCAGGGGTTAGTGGAGACGATGGCGTGGCGCCAGCAGAGGGCATAGCGATACAGCACAAACTGAGCCCGTCCCTGGCAACTTTGCCCTTGAACATGATAGGGTTGATATTCGCCTTGCTTCTGGCAGGAATGGCCATCACTTGGCTGGTACTTGCGTTTATCAACCTGCTTCACCGCATGTCCAGGCGCGAACTGTACTGGAATTCGAGCTGGAACGGCCTCGTTTTTAACATTgccaccatctccatcactTCGCTCTGGCTAAGCTTGTCGTTGGAGTCCCCATTCTTTCGCATTGCGACTTGTATTTTTCTGATACTCTCGCTGTTAACTCTACTGGGTAATCTGGTGTTTCTCGTGTGGTTGGCTATCAAGCGCGGGTATTGTGTTAGGTGATAGGGGAGCATGATGGTCTTGGATATCTTGTCGATATTAGTCGTCTCCGAATTAGTATACCTAAGTAGGTACTTACTATGAAATTGAATCTGAGGTTACACTCAATCATGATTGGTTGCATCAAAAGCGGAAAAGATCAACTGGGGGTTATAGGCAACGGAACTCTTCCATTGTTTCTCACCTTGCGGGGCAACACCGAACAATTTCATCGTCACCGCAACCAAACTTATCATCATGAAACTCGCCGTCGCCGGATCAACAGGTTTCGTGGGGGCTGAGGTTATCCGTCAAGCCCTTTCCGATCCACAAATCACATCTCTTGTCGCGCTCGGCCGGCGCCCAGCTACCACTCCCCAGAACCTCGGACCAACTGCCGACGTCAACAAGCTCAAATCGGTCATCATCGATGACTTTGGTGCGGATTACCCGGACAGTGTCAAAGCAGAGCTCTCCAATGCCGATGCGTGTATTTGGTATGTTCTTTGGGTAGGTCATGTATTCGTTGTCTTTCAAGCTAATAGACCCAGGACGATCGCCATCACGCCGGCGAAATCCAGGTCGTACCCCTGGGAGCAAACCGTCAAGGTATGTCGCGACTACGCCATCAAGGGCATCGAGACAATCAGTCAACTGCCGCGCGACAATGCAAACGGCAAGCCCTTTCGGTTCGTGTACATTAGTGGGTACAACTGTGAGCGAGACCAGACAAAGAAGCCCATGTGGCCTCTGCGAGATTACCTGCTGATGCGTGTACGTTTGTCATCCTCTGGTTCAATTAGGTATTTACTAACATCACGTTAGGGGGAGGCCGAGTCGCGCATTCTGGAGTTTGCACAGAAGTCTCATGGTGCCGTGGAAGTCCTTATTGCAAAGCCGGGCCTGATCATGGGGTATGGCAGCATTGTACCTGTCGTCCAGCGAGTTTTGATGACGGCGGTTGGGATACCCAAGATTGCTGTTCAAGAGATAGCAGCTGGGTTGTTGGATCAAGTTGAGAATGGGTTTGAACGAGACACGTTGATGAGCGAAGATTTGTCGAGAATTGCCgcgaagaagaggggaaagAAGTGATTTCTGGTGTACAGCTTCTCAGGGTATCAGATGTAAAACACATTTCATTTCATCCTTCAAGGATAT encodes the following:
- a CDS encoding uncharacterized protein (COG:S; EggNog:ENOG503P3T4); translated protein: MSIHASPLEDSQDSVAQIRPPPPKADNWRDAVYFSTIIRHSSKIYEFFGISRSSISSSLTPPTTVFMSAALTHQDTPQNGTGTTTSTTMSGLLPIQTGSTPTTQSWQSPKSDTGSYPSSNGPVEIARGQPPETQRQETESPVLPKVRRHGVYGMDRFKSGFKDELDEPGRAQAGGIFPTRTISRTPTATSSRHASITRQRYTSDATQTLMDVEKTERVRAESLRRPSLHRRWVSLLQSASPLWFATPASLALLAMIMRLLPRISIDFRGLRTISDVFFMGDLILFSIATPLFLLRVGFYPRRNLSLPIIERDSLQFAFLPLWATSFLGLVMFAGFVVAEGRVHPARGWGIAVYVCWWIGMVWAVATGFAILTVLMSSSSVKSKTAHGRFAPLLAVLGGVTGVATGALIGAALCLPGVGVRPEQHRIFDDRLAEPVIFFSICAVGAVLVLTMIVYSVLMHELLLVTGWPPPELTTAIFFFIGPLGQAGAALLFLGDAAGKVVFPPPANYGSDLGGVVPTATDSGVSGDDGVAPAEGIAIQHKLSPSLATLPLNMIGLIFALLLAGMAITWLVLAFINLLHRMSRRELYWNSSWNGLVFNIATISITSLWLSLSLESPFFRIATCIFLILSLLTLLGNLVFLVWLAIKRGYCVR
- a CDS encoding uncharacterized protein (EggNog:ENOG503P387), giving the protein MKLAVAGSTGFVGAEVIRQALSDPQITSLVALGRRPATTPQNLGPTADVNKLKSVIIDDFGADYPDSVKAELSNADACIWTIAITPAKSRSYPWEQTVKVCRDYAIKGIETISQLPRDNANGKPFRFVYISGYNCERDQTKKPMWPLRDYLLMRGEAESRILEFAQKSHGAVEVLIAKPGLIMGYGSIVPVVQRVLMTAVGIPKIAVQEIAAGLLDQVENGFERDTLMSEDLSRIAAKKRGKK